The Natronosporangium hydrolyticum nucleotide sequence GCCCGCCGGCCGAAACCCCACTCCCGCCGAGGACGCCGCCGGAGTCGCCACCGGCCCCGCCGGTGGACCCGCCGGTCGCTCCGCCGACCCCACCCACGGGCGAGGTCACCGTGAGCGGCACCCTCGTCGAAGGCGTAGAGCCCAGCTGCATCTTGCTGCAGACCGAAGACGGGCACCTGTTCCTGCTCTTCGGTGACCCGGTGGCGGAGCTGCGGGCCGAGTCGCCCGTGACCATCCGTGGGGAGGCCCAACCCAGTATGGCCTCCACCTGCCAGCAGGGCGTTCCGTTCGAGGTGGCGGAGATTGTCGACTGACCGGGCCGGTGGGTTACCGTCCAGGCATGCCCGTCGCCGTGGTGACCGACTCGACCGCCTACCTTCCTGAAGTCCTCGCCACCGGAGTGACCGTGGTGCCGCTCACCGTGGTCATCAACGGTCGCCCCGGTGTCGAGGGTGAGCAGGTCGGCCCGGCCGAGGTGGCGGCGGCGCTCGCGGAGCCGAGGACCTCGGTCACCACTTCGCGGCCGGCACCGGCACAGTTCGCCAGCGCCTTCCAGCGGCTGCTCGCGGCCGGCGCCGACGGGGTGGTGGCGGTCCACCTCTCCGCCCACCTGTCGGGGACCTACGAGGCGGCGGTGCTGGCCGCCGACGAGGTCGCCCCCGACCAGATCACGGTGGTCGACTCCGGAGCCACCGGGATGGGCCTGGGTTTCTGCGCGCTCGCCGCGGCGGAGGCGGCGGCGAGCGGCGCCGGGCAGGCCGCGGTAGCCGCCGCGGCCCGGCTCGCCGCCGCGGCGACCACCACCTACTTCTACGTGGACACCTTGGAGTTCCTGCGGCGCGGCGGCCGGATCAGCGCCGCGTCAGCGCTGCTGGGTACCGCCCTGTCGGTGAAGCCGATCCTGCACGTCACCGGCGGTGTGATCGCGGCCCGGGACAAGGTACGCACGGCGAGCCGGGCGCTGGAGCGACTGGTCGACCTGTCGGTCGCCGCGGCCGAGGGAGACGGCGTGGTGGACCTGGCGGTGCACCACCTCGCCGCGCCGGCCCGCGCCGAAGCGGTCAGCGACGCGATCACCGCCCGGCTCGGGCCGCGGCTGCGCCACCACTGGACCTCCGAGGTTGGGGCGGTGGTGGCGGCCCACGCCGGCCCAGGCCTGGTCGGAGTCGTGGTACATCGGATCGGTTGACGGCGTCGCGACACCAACCCGGGCCGCGCGTGCCGCCGACCGAGGTGCGGGAGTTGTATGACCAGCACACAAAAGATGGTGAACAGGAGTTCACAACCAATCGGGGGCTCGTGTCGAGCGCCCTGTGGCGTGAAAGTGGGGTGCCGGCCGCCAACTCGGCCGCCAACCCGGCCGCCGGGTCGAGGCCGTTACGGCCGGCGTATCGCCGTCGTACAACCGTAAGGTTGTGCGGTTGTTGTCGTAGCTGCGACTGTCATGTCCCGGGACATGTGTCAAGTTAATGTCCCGGGACATGTGTCATGGTTAGCTGATCATTCGGTTCTGGTGAGTGCGGCGTATCTCTTGGCAGGGTCGATGTGGACATAGCCGATGGGTTGACCGTCGGTGCTGTAGACGGTGGCGTGGTCGCCGTTGCGGACGGCGGTGACGGTGCCTCCGGCGCGGGCGATGCCGACGCTGGTGGTGTGGCGGCCGATTCGGATGTTGCCGTTGGCGGCGACGGTGCAGCGGTGCAGGGTGGCGTCGGTCTGGATGGGTGGGCTGTCGGGCCCGCCCAGGCTGGCTGCGCTGGTCCAGGCCTGCTGGGGGGTGGCCCGGCCGGGAAGGGCGCTGTGGCGACGCTGGTGGTTGTAGTGGGTGCGGTAGCGATCCAGCAGTTGCTGGAGGTCGGTGATGGTGGCCGGTGCGGGCTGGGCGCGTAGCCACTTCTTGAGGCTCTGGTGGTGGCGCTCGACTTTGCCGCAGGTCTGTGGATGGTAGGGGCTGGAGTTGATCGGCCTGATGCGCCAGTTGAGCAGGGTGCGGACGAAGCCGGACAGGGAGCCTGGGCGGGTCAGGCGGCTGGTGAAGGCGGCGCCGTTGTCGGAGAGCACCACTGCGGGGGCGCCGTAGGCGTCCACGGCTTTGGTGATCGCGGCGACCGCGGCTTTGCTGGTCTCGGCTGGCGCGGCGTGGCAGGCCACCAGGGTGCGGGTGCAGTCGTCGAGGACATCGAATATCACCGCTGTGGCGCCGGTGGCCAACTTCGTCTCGGTGGCATCGATCTGGTAGCAGTCACGGGGCCGGGCGTAGCTGAAGCGCCGGTAGGAGCTACGCGGTCGTTTGGCCGGGTTGCGTACCAGCAGGTCGTGCCGGGAGAGCACCCGGTTGATGGTTGATCGGGACGGCACCTGCCAGGTGGGGCTGGTTCGGGCGTGGATGCTTATCAGCGCGTCGCGGATGAAGTCCGCTCCGTTGTCCACCCCAAGATCGGCTCGGAGCTTGACGATCCACGCGTCCAGGTCTTCGGGGGTGGTGGTGGGACTGTGATGCGGCCGCCGTGACCGCTCCTGCCAGACTCCCTCGGCCTGGATACGCGCGCGATGCCGGTAGACCGTACGGGCCGACACTCCATGCTCTCGTGCGAACTGGGCCGCGCTGACCCTCACGCCCGCGGCGAGTTGTGCATCCAACAGCTTCATGATGTGCTGCCGAGTAGCCATGCCCAGCAGCACATCCCGGCTGCCCGGCAGGAACAGGGTGACACATGTATCGGGACACAAACTGCGACAGATGTCATGGGACTGAAGAGTCGTAGCTGCGACAACAACCGCACAAGATTCGGCCGGCGGAGAACTCACCCCACGTACCTAGCCAGATGCCGCCTGACCATACGTCGTGGCCGGGCATTTTCGAGTCAATACGGTTGCCCGCATTGTGGAGTTGACCTGGGGCCAGCCCTGGTTGGGTCAATGCGTTGGCGCACGAAGTGGTCGATGGGTTCGGGGTTCCAGCGCGCCAACCCGATCTATCGGGAAGTCATTGTCCGGGTCATGGGCAACGGCGTCGAGGCGAATGTGGTGGCGGACCCTCGCTCGTTCGTACCGCCAGACGGGCGGGTTTTCGCAGGTGGAAAGCCCAGGAGGGCGGGCGATCACCGTTCTGCGGGGGTGATCGACTCGGTTTCTACCACACGGCAGCAAGCAGGCGGGACGTTGTCCACAGCGGGCTGAGTTGTCCACAGCTGGCCGCCCGCTCCCGGCGGACCACGTGCCGGCGGCCCTACTGTCCTCACCGTGCGCGACGAGGGTGATGCCGGATGGAGCTCCGGCGAGCGGCTTGCCCGGGTGTTGACCGCCCCGGCGGCGGCCGACGGTGCGGTCAGCGGGGCTCCCGCCGGGCTGCCCGTGATCACGTTGCGGCAGCCGGATGGCGGTTGGCGACCCTACCGACCGGGCGTGGCGGAGCCGGCCGGTCCGGCGCCCCGCGACGAGCCGGCCGGGACGGCTCCACCAGCTCGCCGGCCGGAGGGGTCCGACGACCCGGAGGGCGGCCCCGGGCGGCTGGCCCGGCTCGCCGGGCACGCCTTCGACCCGGGCCGACCGGGTCTGCGGGCGTTGGCGGCGGTGGCGATCGCGGTGGTGGTCGGCGCCGCAGTGCTGGCGTGGTGGTCGCGGCCGCAACCGGAGCCGGTGACTCCACAGCTGTCAGCCACCGGAGCCGCGGTGGTGGCCACACCGACCGGGCCGGCGGTGCTGGTCGTCGCGGTTACCGGGCTGGTGCGCGAGCCCGGTCTGGTGGAGCTGCCACCGGGGGCCCGAGTGGCGGACGCGATCGAGGCGGCCGGGGGTCTGCTGCCGGAGGCTGAGATCGACCAGCTCAATCTTGCCCGCAAGGTCAGCGACGGCGAACTCATCGCGGTCGGGGTGGATCCGCCGCCGGACGAGCTGGCGGGGGCGGCTTCGGGGGCGGCCACCGGCGGGCCGGTGAATCTCAACACCGCGACGCTGGAGCAGTTGCAGGGCCTGCCCGGGATCGGCCCCGCACTCGCCCAGCGGATCATCGACTACCGGGACACCCACGGCCCATTCACCTCGGTCGGCCAACTGCGGCAGGTGTCGGGGATCGGTGAGGTGCGCTTCGCCGAGTTGCAGGAGCTGGTGACGGTATGACCAGCCACCGGTTCGGCGGGGCCGGTCCGGTCGACCTGCGGCTGGTCGCGGTCGCGACGGCGACCTGGCTGTCGGCGTACGCCTCACTCCATACCCGAGCCCCGGTGGCGTTCGGTGTGGCGGGCGGCGCGGTGGCAGCCGCTCTGCTGCTGTGGTGGATGGCGGGCCGGGCCGCGGGCTGGGCCGGGGTGGCGCTGGCGGTGCTGCTGGGCGTCGTCTGTGGCACGGCGTCGACCGCGGCCCGACTAGTCAGCCGGGACGCACCGGAGGTGGCGTCGACCGCGGCCGCCCAGGCGCACGTGACCGCGGAGCTGACCCTCCGCCGTGACCCCCGCCAGCTGAACCGGGAGGTCGGCCGGCCACCGAGCTGGCTGATCCCGGCGTGGCTGCATCAACTCACCCCGGTGACGGAACCGGCCCCGGTGCGGGTGCGGGTGCGGATCTTGGTCTTGACCGGCGACCCGGGGTGGGGCGAGTTGGCGCCGGGGCAGCGGGTGCGCGCCCAGGGCCGGTTGAGCCCGGCCCGGGGCGGAGACCTGACCGCCGCGGTCCTGTCGAGCGCGGGGGCGCCGGAGCTCCTGACGCCGCCGCCGTGGCACTTGGCCACCACCAGCCATCTTCGACACGGGCTGCAGGCGGCGACCGATCCGCTGCCACCCGCGCCGGGTGGGCTGGTCCCCGGCCTCGCCGTCGGGGATGTCAGCGCGCTGGATCCAGGCCTGTCCGACGACTTCTTCGTGACCGGCATGACGCATCTCGTCGCGGTCAGTGGCACCCACGTGGCGATCGTCGTCGGGTTCGTGTTTCTGCTCGCCCGGGCTGCCCGGGCGCCCCCGTGGCTGACGGCGCTGGGGTGCGGGGCGTCGATCGTCGGCTATATGGTGCTGTGCCAGGCAAGCCCGTCGGTGCTGCGCGCCGGGGTGATGGGGCTGATCGCGTTGGTGGCCCTGGCCAACGGCCGGCTTCGGGCGGCGATGCCGGCTTTGGCCGCCACGGTGACCGTGCTGGTCGTCGCCGACCCGCAGTTGGCGGCGGCGCCGGGGTTCACCATGTCGGTGACGGCGACCGCCGGGCTGTTGCTGCTGGCGCCCCGCTGGCGGGATGCGCTGCGCCGGCGGC carries:
- a CDS encoding DDE-type integrase/transposase/recombinase, with protein sequence MATRQHIMKLLDAQLAAGVRVSAAQFAREHGVSARTVYRHRARIQAEGVWQERSRRPHHSPTTTPEDLDAWIVKLRADLGVDNGADFIRDALISIHARTSPTWQVPSRSTINRVLSRHDLLVRNPAKRPRSSYRRFSYARPRDCYQIDATETKLATGATAVIFDVLDDCTRTLVACHAAPAETSKAAVAAITKAVDAYGAPAVVLSDNGAAFTSRLTRPGSLSGFVRTLLNWRIRPINSSPYHPQTCGKVERHHQSLKKWLRAQPAPATITDLQQLLDRYRTHYNHQRRHSALPGRATPQQAWTSAASLGGPDSPPIQTDATLHRCTVAANGNIRIGRHTTSVGIARAGGTVTAVRNGDHATVYSTDGQPIGYVHIDPAKRYAALTRTE
- a CDS encoding DegV family protein, coding for MPVAVVTDSTAYLPEVLATGVTVVPLTVVINGRPGVEGEQVGPAEVAAALAEPRTSVTTSRPAPAQFASAFQRLLAAGADGVVAVHLSAHLSGTYEAAVLAADEVAPDQITVVDSGATGMGLGFCALAAAEAAASGAGQAAVAAAARLAAAATTTYFYVDTLEFLRRGGRISAASALLGTALSVKPILHVTGGVIAARDKVRTASRALERLVDLSVAAAEGDGVVDLAVHHLAAPARAEAVSDAITARLGPRLRHHWTSEVGAVVAAHAGPGLVGVVVHRIG
- a CDS encoding ComEA family DNA-binding protein — translated: MRDEGDAGWSSGERLARVLTAPAAADGAVSGAPAGLPVITLRQPDGGWRPYRPGVAEPAGPAPRDEPAGTAPPARRPEGSDDPEGGPGRLARLAGHAFDPGRPGLRALAAVAIAVVVGAAVLAWWSRPQPEPVTPQLSATGAAVVATPTGPAVLVVAVTGLVREPGLVELPPGARVADAIEAAGGLLPEAEIDQLNLARKVSDGELIAVGVDPPPDELAGAASGAATGGPVNLNTATLEQLQGLPGIGPALAQRIIDYRDTHGPFTSVGQLRQVSGIGEVRFAELQELVTV